The genomic DNA CTAACAGTTTAATATCCGGGAATCATGATAGGCGAAAAAAGCGGATTCGTTAGAGTCTTGTTATCGTGGAATCCAGATAGTCTTGGCACGCGATTTGTTTCCCCTTTCGTGTCAGTTCGCCGGAGGGGAAGCATATGGAACCGAGGGGCACCGCGGGCGAGAACATTCCCTGGCCGATATTCCTGGAGGCGTTGAAGCGCGAGAAGGTGCCTCAAGATCGAACACGGTGGTACGTTGGGTGGGTCGAACGTTTCCGGGCCTTCCAGAAGAACCGCCCCCTGGCGGGGAGAGGGCCGGAGGATGCCGAAGCGTTCCTTCGCGGCCTTTCGGATCGTCCGGGCGTCCAACTCTGGCAGGTACGGCAGGCGGCCCACGCCCTGAGGGTTTTCTATCGGTCCGTCCTGGGGGCGGAATGGGCGGGGCCTTGGGAGGCACCCGCGGCCCGGGCGGCTTCCCCTTCGGGGTCTGCACACACCGCGGTCGGACCGGCTCCCCTCCCGGGCCCGCATTCTCCCGGCGCGGATCCTTCGGACGGGGAGGACAGCGGGGAAATGAAGAACGGGCTCTCTTTTTGGCCCGAACGGCTTCGGTCCGTGATGCGAACCGGCAATTATTCCTTTAGCACGGAGCGGGCCTACTCTGCCTGGGTCGTTCGATTTCTGTCGTTCTGCGCGGCACGCTTTTCGGAGCCCGGGGCGGGGAGCGTGCACGCCTTTCTGGAGCACCTCGCCCTGGCGCGCAACGTGTCCGCGGCCACCCAGGGACAGGCCCTCAACGCCCTGGTCTTCTTCTTCCAGCACGTGCTGGGCCACCCCCTCGGCACCATCCCCGACTTTCCCCGCGCCCGGGGGCGTCGCCGGCTGCCCACGGTCCTCTCCCGCGAGGAGGTTGCGCGTCTCCTCTCCCGGCTTTCCGGGGTTCACGCCCTCATGGCCGGCCTCCTGTACGGGTCGGGCCTGCGCCTCATGGAGTGCCTGCGCCTGCGCGTGAAGGACCTTGACTTCGACCGCCGGCAGGTCCTCGTGCGGGAAGGCAAAGGCGGGAAGGACCGCGTGACGGTCCTCCCCGAGCGTTTCCGCGAGCCCCTTCGGAAACATCTGGCCGACGTCCGGGCCCGCGACGAACAGGACCGGGATCGCGGCTTCGGGGAAGTCCACCTTCCACCCGCCCTCGAGCGCAAGTATCCCGGCGCCCCGCGCGACTGGGCCTGGCAGTGGGTTTTCCCCGCCGGACGGCTCTCGGTGGACCCGCGCAGCGGCAAGGTGCGCCGGTACCACGTGCACGAGAGCGCCCTCCAGAAGGCGGTCAAGAAGGCCGCGCGCGACGCGGGGATCGCCAAGCGCGTCACCTGCCATACGCTTCGACACTCCTTCGCCACGCACCTTCTGGAGTCCGGGTACGACATCCGAACCGTTCAGGAGATGCTGGGCCATTCCGACGTCTCCACCACCATGATCTACACCCACGTGCTGAACCGGCCGGGCCTCGCGGTGAAAAGCCCTGCGGACGCGGTATGACCGGTGCGCACGGTGTCATCGGTAACGGGAGAGAAACGGGATGGGGAGGT from Candidatus Deferrimicrobiaceae bacterium includes the following:
- a CDS encoding integron integrase, with the translated sequence MKNGLSFWPERLRSVMRTGNYSFSTERAYSAWVVRFLSFCAARFSEPGAGSVHAFLEHLALARNVSAATQGQALNALVFFFQHVLGHPLGTIPDFPRARGRRRLPTVLSREEVARLLSRLSGVHALMAGLLYGSGLRLMECLRLRVKDLDFDRRQVLVREGKGGKDRVTVLPERFREPLRKHLADVRARDEQDRDRGFGEVHLPPALERKYPGAPRDWAWQWVFPAGRLSVDPRSGKVRRYHVHESALQKAVKKAARDAGIAKRVTCHTLRHSFATHLLESGYDIRTVQEMLGHSDVSTTMIYTHVLNRPGLAVKSPADAV